One window of Chryseobacterium sp. JJR-5R genomic DNA carries:
- a CDS encoding carboxypeptidase-like regulatory domain-containing protein: MIKKLSLVSLFTLLPASYYFAQTTVYAYLKDADGKPVERAEVDLKGKDNDVTADKIGYFQFVDLMPGHYQIVITKPNYETKVTEFDVLDNEKKKDLGTITLYSALTSADQGLAILDSDGDDDEAGSQASTVGLLQSSLDVFSRIAAFDLGFYWFRPRGIDGRSGETMMNGVSMVKSDNGNVDFSNWGGLNEITRYPEIASNHAPSEYAFGGNSGVIYKNTKASDYRKGFQLTQSLTNRNYSYRTSLRYSSGMSKKGWAFTAMAARRWAEEGIQEGTFYDAYGTYLGIEKKFSDRHMMILNFIGSPYRRSTASPSTQEVYDYRGVHYNSYWGWQDGEKRSERVRRGFQPIFQLQDFWKINKNSSLWTTASYQFGKDKGSRLDWNGVTNPSPTYYRNLPSFSVNSIIYNSTNNPQINPSEFNSLIDDYNVKLNAWVNGDPNVTQINWNRLYDNNRKFDKNRRDETLRLYGLNGNRSLVYLVDDVSDDRVFNAGTHYTYNFNDRTKFILNLSYQNYRSELYREMKDLLGGDFAINVDPFKESAKPGSNGYYNTLDSDVRVDVGDRMTYNYILRRQEAKVNPGLKFSTGNFDVFVSALAGYSSSSREGLFKHYLYENSYGKSKDFNFWNFGLKGQVVYRINGRNFLVYNGAMYNQAPFLEDLFINPRVNALVNPTIKSTVYTANDLSYVISTPFIKLRATGYLVDTQNETNVQRFFADGIQLNNTNPDGTVSQVQSAFVTQVMSNVEKRNMGAELGVDVKVLPTLSIQGLASYGQFVYRNNPDVYLVSDASGSSVTPFGKAYIKNYKQGGTPQQAFSLGMRYNNPKYWWVGANWNYLDDNFLDPAPALRTQNFITNPNTNAPYVGLTEDRVRDLLKPVKLPSAFFLNANAGKSFVFGKYYILITASVNNILNNRRYITGGFEQTRETKAIDFATDYYSPTPSFGPKYWYTQGRSYFVNMQFRF; this comes from the coding sequence ATGATTAAAAAATTATCATTAGTCTCTTTATTTACTTTGCTTCCGGCTTCTTATTATTTTGCACAGACTACCGTCTATGCATATTTGAAAGATGCGGATGGCAAGCCTGTTGAACGGGCAGAAGTAGATCTGAAAGGGAAGGACAATGATGTAACGGCTGACAAAATAGGATATTTCCAGTTTGTAGACCTGATGCCGGGGCATTACCAAATTGTGATTACGAAACCGAATTACGAGACCAAAGTAACGGAGTTCGACGTATTGGACAATGAGAAAAAAAAGGATTTGGGCACTATTACCCTCTATTCCGCACTGACAAGCGCAGATCAGGGCTTAGCTATTCTTGATAGTGACGGGGATGACGATGAAGCGGGCAGCCAGGCTTCTACGGTAGGCCTGTTACAGTCTTCTCTGGATGTTTTCAGCAGAATTGCAGCATTCGATCTTGGATTTTACTGGTTCCGTCCGAGAGGTATAGATGGCCGATCCGGAGAGACGATGATGAACGGTGTTTCTATGGTAAAATCAGATAACGGCAATGTTGATTTCTCTAATTGGGGAGGGCTTAATGAAATTACAAGATATCCGGAAATTGCTTCTAACCACGCTCCTTCAGAATATGCTTTTGGCGGCAACAGCGGTGTGATTTATAAGAATACAAAAGCCAGTGATTACCGGAAAGGATTTCAGTTAACACAATCCTTAACAAACAGGAACTATTCATACAGAACATCATTAAGATACAGCTCAGGAATGAGTAAAAAAGGATGGGCATTTACTGCAATGGCTGCAAGACGATGGGCGGAAGAAGGAATTCAGGAAGGTACTTTCTATGATGCTTATGGTACTTACTTGGGAATTGAAAAAAAATTCAGTGATCGCCATATGATGATATTGAACTTTATAGGCTCTCCTTACAGAAGATCAACCGCAAGCCCAAGTACCCAGGAAGTATATGATTACAGAGGCGTCCATTATAATTCATATTGGGGCTGGCAAGATGGTGAAAAGAGAAGTGAAAGGGTAAGGAGAGGATTCCAGCCGATTTTTCAGCTTCAGGATTTCTGGAAAATTAATAAAAATTCCAGTTTATGGACTACGGCATCTTATCAGTTCGGTAAAGACAAAGGGTCCCGTTTGGACTGGAATGGTGTCACCAACCCTTCTCCTACCTATTACAGGAATTTACCAAGTTTCTCTGTTAATAGTATCATCTATAATAGTACGAATAATCCACAGATTAACCCCAGCGAATTCAATTCTTTAATTGATGATTACAACGTGAAGTTAAATGCTTGGGTAAACGGAGATCCGAATGTCACCCAAATCAATTGGAACCGGCTTTATGACAATAACCGGAAATTTGATAAAAACAGAAGAGATGAAACGCTTCGTCTTTACGGGCTGAATGGTAACCGCTCATTGGTATATTTAGTAGATGATGTAAGTGATGACAGGGTTTTTAATGCAGGAACCCATTATACCTATAATTTTAATGACCGCACCAAATTTATTCTGAATCTTTCTTATCAGAATTACAGATCCGAGCTTTACCGCGAAATGAAAGATCTTTTAGGGGGCGATTTTGCCATCAATGTTGATCCTTTTAAAGAGTCTGCTAAGCCGGGCTCCAACGGATATTATAACACGCTTGATTCTGACGTACGCGTTGACGTTGGCGATCGTATGACCTATAATTATATTCTCAGAAGACAGGAAGCAAAAGTAAATCCGGGATTAAAATTCTCAACCGGGAACTTTGATGTATTTGTATCCGCATTGGCAGGATATTCTTCTTCAAGCAGAGAAGGTTTATTTAAGCATTATCTGTATGAAAACTCTTACGGGAAAAGCAAAGATTTCAACTTCTGGAATTTCGGTTTAAAAGGACAGGTTGTATACCGTATCAACGGAAGGAACTTCCTCGTATACAATGGGGCGATGTACAATCAGGCACCTTTTTTAGAAGATTTGTTTATCAATCCGAGGGTTAATGCTTTGGTTAATCCCACTATTAAAAGTACGGTTTACACGGCAAATGACTTAAGCTATGTGATAAGTACGCCTTTTATTAAATTGAGGGCTACAGGTTATCTGGTCGATACGCAAAATGAAACCAATGTTCAGAGATTCTTTGCAGATGGTATCCAGCTGAACAATACAAACCCGGATGGAACTGTTTCTCAGGTCCAGAGTGCATTTGTAACCCAGGTGATGTCTAATGTTGAGAAAAGGAATATGGGGGCGGAACTGGGCGTTGATGTAAAAGTTTTACCTACATTATCCATACAGGGTTTAGCCAGCTACGGGCAGTTTGTATACCGTAATAATCCTGATGTCTATCTGGTATCTGATGCTTCAGGCAGCAGCGTGACTCCATTCGGAAAAGCCTATATCAAAAACTATAAACAGGGCGGAACCCCGCAACAGGCATTTTCACTGGGGATGCGTTATAATAATCCGAAATATTGGTGGGTAGGGGCGAACTGGAATTATCTTGATGATAACTTCCTGGATCCGGCACCGGCCCTGAGAACTCAAAATTTCATTACGAATCCCAATACCAATGCTCCTTATGTGGGCCTTACGGAAGATCGTGTAAGGGATCTGCTGAAACCGGTAAAGCTTCCTTCAGCATTTTTCCTGAATGCGAATGCTGGAAAGTCTTTCGTATTCGGTAAATATTATATACTGATAACAGCATCTGTTAATAATATTTTGAATAACAGGAGATACATTACAGGAGGGTTTGAACAGACCAGAGAGACAAAAGCAATTGATTTTGCTACTGATTATTATAGTCCGACCCCTTCTTTCGGTCCAAAATACTGGTATACGCAAGGGCGTTCTTATTTTGTAAACATGCAGTTCAGATTCTAA
- a CDS encoding DUF6146 family protein: protein MKKLILLLMVSFLPFGCTAQTVPASKADQEKSGMKPSKNEDGEWDLTVIDTQFDYFLNAIAKPVSQYSESFLKSRNALLVTEWNSYYSSGRYRNVIESSIDYNPREDYGLKFEYKLYQVFAYVNWKYGLRMSGLSGSDTTRY, encoded by the coding sequence ATGAAAAAATTAATCTTATTGCTGATGGTTTCATTTTTACCCTTCGGCTGTACGGCACAGACTGTACCAGCTTCTAAAGCTGATCAGGAGAAATCCGGGATGAAGCCTTCAAAAAATGAAGACGGCGAATGGGACCTTACCGTTATCGATACCCAGTTTGATTATTTTCTGAATGCCATTGCCAAACCGGTAAGCCAGTATTCCGAATCTTTCCTGAAAAGCAGGAATGCATTATTGGTCACCGAATGGAACTCGTATTATTCTTCCGGACGGTACAGGAATGTGATCGAATCATCCATAGATTATAATCCGAGAGAGGATTACGGTTTGAAATTTGAATATAAGCTGTACCAGGTTTTTGCCTATGTGAACTGGAAATACGGCTTAAGGATGAGCGGGCTTTCCGGAAGCGATACGACCCGATATTAA
- a CDS encoding DUF5689 domain-containing protein produces the protein MKNIINFLKATFLAAGMLSVMSSCVKNDEWETPPFECSNKFPEPTISMADFAAQVPSTGFKLITTDQVFDGYIISSDEQGNFYKTISFQDKAVNPTVGLQIEVDKASNFADFPVGSHIRINAKGLRLGLDRGTVKLGSVDPVFAIGRIPQSLVGRYVSGVCGGNGLDIQTIVPTQLASLADAKNPNLINTLVTVPDVQFNIAEIYPAVKKFLDYDAGGQGLDTDRNIEDKSGNTAVIRNSGFFKTGGELLPTGNGNVTFVVSRYNSTWQMLIRSVSDIKFTGTRVDATPPKGGTAITYTGAFIENFESYPASPANLELYPKYVNDPVLGNRYWQLKTFSNNKYIQLGANSGTGPYVTYFAVPVDFTAANTLKFDVNVGFWNGNALKVYYTTSYTPLGDITQAAKTDITSAFTIPQVPATGYGTLAPAGTYTIPPTVTGNGFILFEYTGNGSGVTTTVQLDNIQVQ, from the coding sequence ATGAAAAATATCATTAACTTTTTAAAAGCAACATTTTTGGCAGCAGGCATGCTGTCTGTAATGTCTTCATGTGTGAAGAATGACGAATGGGAAACACCGCCTTTCGAATGTTCCAATAAATTTCCTGAACCTACAATCTCCATGGCAGATTTTGCTGCCCAGGTTCCAAGCACAGGATTTAAGCTTATTACTACGGACCAGGTTTTTGACGGATATATTATTTCTTCAGATGAGCAGGGCAATTTCTATAAAACCATTTCTTTTCAGGATAAGGCCGTAAATCCTACAGTGGGCTTACAGATAGAGGTTGACAAAGCAAGTAATTTTGCAGACTTTCCTGTTGGATCCCATATCAGGATTAATGCTAAAGGCCTGCGGTTAGGACTTGACAGGGGAACTGTTAAATTAGGATCTGTAGATCCGGTTTTTGCCATCGGCAGAATTCCCCAGTCACTGGTAGGAAGATATGTTTCCGGTGTATGTGGCGGAAACGGACTTGATATCCAGACTATCGTTCCCACTCAGCTTGCTTCATTGGCCGATGCAAAAAACCCTAATCTCATCAATACATTGGTTACAGTTCCGGATGTACAGTTTAATATTGCAGAAATTTATCCTGCTGTAAAGAAGTTCCTTGATTATGACGCAGGCGGCCAAGGCTTAGATACAGACAGGAATATTGAAGATAAATCAGGGAATACTGCTGTCATCAGAAATTCCGGGTTCTTTAAGACAGGAGGAGAATTATTGCCTACAGGAAACGGGAATGTTACGTTTGTCGTAAGCAGATATAATTCCACTTGGCAAATGTTGATCAGGAGCGTTTCTGATATCAAATTTACAGGGACAAGAGTAGATGCAACACCGCCAAAAGGAGGTACGGCAATTACCTATACAGGTGCTTTCATTGAAAATTTTGAAAGTTATCCCGCTTCACCTGCCAATCTTGAATTATATCCCAAATATGTAAACGATCCTGTATTGGGAAACAGATATTGGCAGTTGAAGACATTCAGCAACAATAAGTATATTCAGTTAGGAGCTAACTCAGGAACAGGACCGTATGTAACTTATTTTGCTGTGCCGGTTGATTTTACTGCCGCAAATACTTTGAAATTTGACGTTAATGTCGGATTCTGGAACGGAAATGCCTTAAAAGTATATTATACTACCAGCTATACGCCTCTGGGAGATATTACTCAGGCTGCAAAAACAGATATCACATCAGCATTTACCATTCCTCAGGTTCCGGCTACCGGTTACGGGACATTAGCTCCGGCAGGGACATATACTATTCCCCCTACGGTAACGGGTAACGGATTCATCTTATTTGAATATACCGGAAACGGAAGCGGTGTTACGACAACCGTTCAGTTAGACAATATTCAGGTCCAGTAA
- the rho gene encoding transcription termination factor Rho — MFNIETLRSKSVTELTKILKDLGVKVARNSNENDKIFAVLDFQASNPKVAKDYFSTTETSTSTEEAPAEKPVKAPVKKAAPRKAAPRPKTETKAPAEQKTETEEKAEEVKEPVAEAPKAENAKTEPVAAAEDSAAAAKRKRKRVSPPNTGNPEAPQEKTEAPKNTESQEPVPAEEKPNTPPQSQARPQRAQHNNPHNNGNQNRNQNQNQNQNPNQNKQQQQQHPERGEEQNQNQNQNQNQNQNQHQEQKKEFSFDGMVSIEGVLEILPDNYGFLRSSDFSYISSPDDVYVSTAQIRNYSLKTGDTVRGIVRLPKEGEKYFSLLKPTEVNGRDLAFIKDRVAFEYLTPLFPEEKFNLTGNNATMSTRIVDLIAPIGKGQRAMIVAQPKTGKTMLLKDIANSIAANHPEVYMMVLLIDERPEEVTDMERSVNAEVIASTFDEAADKHVKVANLVLAKAQRMVECGHDVVILLDSITRLARAYNTVTPASGKVLSGGVDANALHKPKRFFGAARKIEGGGSLTIIATALIDTGSKMDEVIFEEFKGTGNMELQLDRKIANRRIYPAIDLVASSTRRDDLLLDEVTSQRMWILRKYLAEMNPIEAMEFVNKNIRGTLNNEEFLMSMNK; from the coding sequence ATGTTTAACATTGAAACGTTAAGGTCAAAATCCGTAACGGAACTGACTAAAATCTTAAAGGATTTGGGCGTTAAAGTTGCAAGAAACAGCAATGAGAATGATAAAATCTTTGCGGTTCTTGACTTTCAGGCTTCAAATCCCAAGGTTGCCAAAGATTATTTCAGCACAACCGAAACCAGTACCAGTACTGAGGAAGCTCCGGCAGAAAAACCTGTAAAAGCCCCTGTTAAAAAAGCGGCACCCCGAAAAGCGGCACCCCGGCCAAAAACAGAAACAAAAGCCCCGGCAGAGCAGAAAACGGAGACAGAGGAAAAAGCAGAGGAAGTAAAAGAACCTGTTGCTGAGGCACCGAAAGCAGAGAATGCAAAAACAGAACCTGTTGCAGCTGCAGAAGATTCAGCAGCGGCTGCCAAGAGAAAAAGGAAAAGAGTTTCTCCTCCGAATACAGGAAACCCTGAAGCTCCACAAGAGAAAACAGAAGCTCCTAAAAACACAGAATCCCAGGAACCTGTTCCTGCAGAAGAAAAGCCGAACACTCCTCCCCAGTCTCAGGCAAGGCCTCAAAGAGCGCAACACAACAATCCGCACAACAACGGAAACCAGAACAGGAACCAAAATCAAAATCAGAACCAAAATCCGAATCAGAATAAGCAGCAGCAACAGCAGCATCCTGAAAGAGGTGAGGAGCAGAATCAAAATCAAAACCAGAATCAGAATCAGAATCAAAACCAGCATCAGGAACAGAAAAAAGAATTCAGTTTCGATGGGATGGTGAGCATTGAAGGCGTTTTGGAAATTTTACCGGATAATTACGGGTTTTTACGTTCATCAGATTTCAGTTATATCTCTTCACCTGATGACGTGTACGTTTCCACAGCACAAATCAGGAATTACAGTCTGAAAACCGGAGATACGGTAAGAGGCATTGTAAGGCTCCCGAAAGAAGGCGAGAAATATTTTTCTTTACTGAAGCCTACGGAAGTCAACGGACGGGACCTGGCATTTATCAAAGACCGTGTGGCTTTTGAATATTTAACACCGCTTTTCCCTGAAGAGAAATTTAACCTGACAGGAAATAATGCTACGATGTCGACCAGAATCGTTGACCTGATAGCACCGATAGGAAAAGGCCAGAGAGCCATGATCGTAGCCCAGCCTAAAACGGGTAAGACCATGTTGCTTAAAGATATTGCCAACTCCATTGCAGCCAATCACCCTGAAGTATATATGATGGTACTTCTTATCGACGAACGTCCTGAGGAAGTTACCGATATGGAAAGAAGCGTTAATGCAGAGGTTATAGCCTCTACCTTTGACGAAGCAGCAGACAAGCACGTGAAAGTAGCCAACCTTGTGCTGGCAAAAGCCCAGAGGATGGTAGAATGCGGCCATGATGTGGTAATTCTGCTGGACTCTATCACAAGATTGGCAAGAGCTTACAATACCGTAACCCCTGCATCCGGGAAAGTACTTTCCGGCGGTGTGGATGCCAACGCGCTTCACAAACCGAAAAGGTTCTTCGGGGCAGCAAGAAAAATTGAAGGAGGAGGATCTCTGACGATCATTGCAACCGCTCTTATCGATACGGGTTCCAAAATGGACGAAGTGATCTTTGAAGAATTCAAGGGAACGGGTAACATGGAACTTCAGTTAGACCGTAAGATTGCTAACAGGAGGATTTATCCTGCAATTGACCTTGTAGCTTCCAGTACGCGTAGAGACGATCTTCTTTTAGATGAAGTGACCTCCCAGCGAATGTGGATTTTAAGAAAATACCTTGCTGAAATGAATCCTATTGAAGCCATGGAATTTGTAAATAAAAACATCCGGGGGACACTCAATAACGAAGAGTTCCTGATGTCTATGAATAAATAA
- a CDS encoding DUF6702 family protein: MKKILCITGVLTLFVLMSFAYVDFFSSMTKVDYIDGSKTLKFTTKMNTSHISDAIKINPNTAGFEAEVKRYVNNNFDVYVNDSPKTITFTGSQVSGETVWVYFEAGGVSDISTLKIKNTILLSVFPKQINLVNIAYKGSQKTMNFQRGKEVNEASF; the protein is encoded by the coding sequence ATGAAAAAAATTTTATGTATTACCGGAGTTTTAACACTTTTTGTGTTAATGAGTTTTGCATATGTAGACTTTTTCTCTTCAATGACCAAAGTGGATTATATTGACGGAAGCAAAACATTGAAGTTTACCACAAAGATGAATACCAGTCATATTTCCGATGCCATAAAAATCAATCCGAATACAGCCGGATTTGAAGCAGAAGTAAAAAGATATGTAAACAATAATTTTGATGTGTATGTCAATGACTCGCCGAAAACAATAACTTTTACGGGCAGTCAGGTCAGCGGAGAAACTGTATGGGTATATTTTGAAGCAGGCGGTGTTTCAGATATCAGTACCTTAAAAATTAAAAATACGATCCTCCTGAGTGTTTTCCCAAAGCAGATTAACCTCGTTAACATTGCCTACAAAGGAAGCCAGAAAACAATGAATTTCCAAAGGGGAAAAGAAGTGAATGAAGCTTCTTTCTAA
- a CDS encoding MAC/perforin domain-containing protein, which translates to MKKQILFCFSSLLMLFMASCSSEELINDASTENLKKSQPSLSGKFAGDGIYDVLGHGFDAAGEYANANSAGFQVINVEKFKQEQPGRIISENTNSQAYVEEYGENAESYSKMVSTKVDVTAGIPLFKKTLSVGFSSAVTSNQKFDAKYIYGSYNLTIKQKRLRFNATTDMLADYISDEFAQDLQTKTPQQIVQDYGSHVAVDIYTGAKMDIMFQSETTNESRDRAARVGVKVGMKDIFNVDISNDVNTAESSKNYSKKLSYKTRGGDPSKGLIGEINLDQDNPKINISNWQNSSTQSNAVLVDFGNNGLTLIYNLVKDPAKKAQLKSYVDQYLLDNQISLEYNTSMLYGYQNQPESNHYFAFDSNLQPSSYWTNEGPTFKVFKYRAPNTVPIYCYKSTSGAHHYYTTASSLQPSSYWNVYMGIAFYAYKESGVGRIPVYNYKAKNGSDHYLSTSPNLGPTSYWYSEGIAFYIPAN; encoded by the coding sequence ATGAAAAAACAAATTTTATTTTGCTTTAGCAGCTTGCTAATGCTTTTTATGGCTTCATGTTCTTCGGAAGAACTTATCAATGATGCTTCAACAGAAAATCTTAAAAAATCACAGCCTTCATTATCAGGGAAATTTGCAGGTGACGGAATTTATGATGTTTTAGGTCATGGCTTCGATGCTGCCGGAGAATATGCTAATGCTAATTCTGCAGGCTTCCAGGTAATTAATGTAGAAAAATTTAAACAGGAACAACCCGGAAGAATAATTTCAGAAAATACAAATTCACAGGCCTATGTTGAAGAATATGGAGAAAACGCAGAATCATATTCTAAAATGGTTTCTACGAAAGTAGATGTTACGGCAGGTATTCCATTATTTAAGAAAACACTTTCTGTAGGATTCAGCTCTGCTGTTACGAGCAATCAGAAATTTGATGCAAAATATATCTACGGCAGTTATAACCTTACGATTAAGCAGAAAAGATTAAGATTTAATGCCACTACTGATATGTTAGCGGATTATATCAGTGATGAATTTGCACAGGATTTACAAACAAAAACACCTCAGCAGATTGTACAGGATTATGGCAGCCACGTAGCGGTAGATATTTATACCGGTGCAAAAATGGATATTATGTTTCAGTCTGAGACAACGAATGAAAGTCGTGACCGTGCCGCAAGAGTCGGGGTGAAAGTTGGTATGAAAGATATCTTTAATGTAGATATCAGCAATGATGTGAATACTGCAGAATCAAGCAAAAATTATTCTAAAAAATTATCCTATAAAACCAGAGGGGGTGATCCTTCGAAAGGTTTGATAGGAGAAATAAATCTTGATCAGGATAATCCGAAAATCAATATTTCAAACTGGCAGAATAGTTCAACACAAAGTAATGCTGTTCTTGTGGATTTCGGGAATAATGGCTTGACCCTTATTTATAACCTGGTCAAAGATCCTGCTAAAAAAGCTCAGCTTAAATCATATGTAGACCAATATTTATTGGATAATCAAATATCTTTAGAATATAATACATCAATGTTGTACGGCTATCAAAATCAGCCGGAAAGCAATCATTATTTTGCTTTTGATTCAAATCTGCAGCCATCCTCATACTGGACTAATGAAGGGCCGACATTTAAAGTTTTCAAATACAGAGCACCTAATACAGTGCCTATTTATTGCTACAAAAGTACTTCAGGCGCACATCATTATTACACTACAGCCAGTAGTTTACAGCCGTCTTCTTACTGGAATGTATATATGGGAATAGCCTTCTATGCGTATAAAGAAAGTGGTGTCGGCAGAATTCCTGTCTATAACTATAAAGCTAAGAACGGGTCAGATCATTATTTGTCTACCTCTCCTAATTTAGGTCCAACAAGCTATTGGTATTCAGAAGGTATTGCCTTTTATATTCCTGCGAATTAA
- a CDS encoding superoxide dismutase: MSFELPKLEYAYDALEPTIDAKTMEIHHTKHHQAYVDNLNKAIEGTELEGKTIEEICQTGTDKPAVRNNGGGHFNHSLFWEILTPGGSKEPVGNVKAALENYGGLEKFKTDFSEAAKTRFGSGWAWLVKNSDGSVAVTSTPNQDNPLMPVADAKGTPVLGLDVWEHAYYLNYQNRRPDYVAAFFDVVNWDKVEELFNK, translated from the coding sequence ATGTCATTCGAACTACCAAAACTAGAATATGCTTACGATGCATTAGAGCCGACAATAGATGCGAAAACAATGGAAATCCACCATACAAAACACCATCAGGCTTATGTTGACAATTTAAATAAAGCCATTGAAGGAACAGAATTAGAAGGAAAAACGATTGAAGAAATCTGCCAGACGGGTACTGATAAGCCTGCTGTAAGAAATAACGGGGGAGGTCATTTCAACCACTCTCTGTTCTGGGAGATCCTGACGCCGGGCGGAAGCAAAGAGCCTGTAGGAAATGTAAAAGCAGCTCTTGAAAATTACGGAGGGCTTGAGAAATTCAAAACTGATTTCTCTGAGGCTGCCAAAACAAGATTCGGTTCAGGATGGGCATGGCTGGTAAAGAACAGCGACGGTTCTGTTGCGGTAACGTCTACGCCAAACCAGGACAACCCGTTAATGCCTGTAGCAGATGCAAAAGGAACGCCTGTTTTAGGTCTTGATGTTTGGGAACATGCTTACTACTTAAACTACCAGAACAGAAGGCCTGATTATGTTGCTGCATTTTTCGATGTGGTAAACTGGGATAAAGTAGAGGAATTATTTAACAAATAG
- a CDS encoding endonuclease: MKRFSALFAILFSVMAFAQQQGKLRKVATVGFLNVENLWDTIRSADYIDGTKDINNPAFHRSIPMDSIKFLEAEKYDGPWSDSALKDKKVIRYQGGSEEFTPKSAKNYTAKIYRAKLANEAKVISEMGAQYTKTAPAVVGLIEVENRQVIEDLIKEPALKKYDYGIIHYNSYDYRGIDVALIYQKRRFTPTHSLKKELKVFGDEGRREYTRDILVITGFLDNEKVAFFMNHWPSRRGGEAVSLPKRNAAAALLKQQMDSVRAADPTTKLFAMGDFNDDPVSSSLKNHLKAQASPKDLSDANPYLNLMYPLYKKGVASLAYQDAPNLFDQIIVSKNLVSDQVTKEYSVYKAEVFAPAYLVNKEGNYKGYPFRSWNGDQFTGGYSDHFPAFVVLQKEP, translated from the coding sequence ATGAAGAGATTTTCGGCTCTATTTGCCATCCTTTTTTCGGTCATGGCATTTGCACAACAGCAGGGGAAACTGAGAAAAGTAGCTACGGTAGGTTTTTTAAATGTAGAAAACTTATGGGATACCATCCGCTCTGCAGACTATATTGACGGCACTAAGGATATAAATAACCCTGCATTCCACAGAAGTATCCCTATGGATTCCATAAAATTTCTGGAAGCTGAAAAATACGACGGTCCATGGAGTGACAGTGCCTTAAAAGATAAAAAAGTAATAAGGTACCAAGGCGGATCGGAAGAATTTACCCCGAAGAGTGCAAAAAACTACACTGCAAAGATTTACAGAGCGAAACTGGCCAATGAAGCCAAAGTAATCTCTGAAATGGGCGCACAGTATACCAAAACGGCGCCTGCCGTTGTCGGGTTAATTGAGGTTGAAAACAGACAGGTAATTGAAGACCTGATCAAAGAGCCTGCCCTTAAAAAATATGATTACGGGATTATCCATTATAATTCTTATGATTACAGAGGTATTGATGTTGCCTTGATCTATCAGAAAAGAAGATTTACCCCGACCCACTCATTAAAAAAAGAACTTAAAGTTTTCGGGGATGAAGGAAGAAGGGAATACACAAGGGATATTCTTGTCATAACCGGTTTTCTCGACAATGAAAAAGTAGCTTTCTTTATGAACCACTGGCCTTCGAGAAGAGGTGGTGAAGCAGTTTCCCTTCCTAAAAGAAATGCAGCAGCAGCTCTGCTGAAACAACAGATGGACAGTGTGAGAGCAGCAGATCCAACAACAAAACTGTTTGCGATGGGCGACTTTAATGATGACCCTGTAAGCTCAAGCTTAAAAAATCATTTAAAAGCCCAGGCAAGCCCGAAAGATTTAAGTGATGCAAATCCTTATCTTAATCTTATGTATCCTTTGTATAAGAAAGGGGTAGCTTCACTGGCTTATCAGGATGCACCGAACTTGTTCGACCAGATTATTGTATCTAAGAATTTAGTTTCAGATCAGGTGACAAAAGAATACTCGGTGTACAAAGCAGAGGTTTTCGCCCCCGCCTATCTTGTGAATAAAGAAGGTAATTATAAAGGTTATCCTTTCCGCTCCTGGAACGGCGACCAGTTTACCGGCGGTTACAGCGATCACTTTCCGGCATTTGTCGTTCTACAGAAAGAACCCTGA